A stretch of Schistocerca americana isolate TAMUIC-IGC-003095 chromosome 3, iqSchAmer2.1, whole genome shotgun sequence DNA encodes these proteins:
- the LOC124605865 gene encoding serine-rich adhesin for platelets-like, translating into SSSSPSSSSSPSSSSSPSSSSSPSSSSSPSSSSSPSSSSSPSSSSSPSSSSSSSPSSSSSSSPSSSSSSSSSSSPSSSSSSSSSSPSSSSSSSSSPSSSSSSSSPSSSSSSSSSSSPSSSSSSSSSSSSSSSSSSSSSPSSSSSSSPSSSSSSSSSSPSSSSSSSSSSPSSSSSSSSSSSPSSSSSSSSSPSSSSSSSSSPSSSSSSSLSPSSSSSSSSSPSSSSSSSSPSSSSSSSSPSSSSSSSSPSSSSSSSSSPSSSSSSSSSPSSSSSSSSSPSSSSSSSSSPSSSSSSSSSSSPSSSSSSSSSPSSSSSSSSSSSPSSSSSSSSSPSSSSSSSSSSPSSSSSSSPSSSSSSSSSPSSSSSSSSSSSSSPSSSSSSPSSSSSSPSSSSSSPSSSSSSPSSSSSSPSSSSSSPSSSSSSPSSSSSSPSSSSSSPSSSSSSPSSSSSSPSSSSSSPSSSSSSPSSSSSSPSSSSSSPSSSSSSPSSSSSSPSSSSSSPSSSSSSPSSSSSSPSSSSSSPSSSSSSPSSSSPSPSSSSPSPSSSSPSPSSSSPSPSSSSPSPSSSSPSPSSSSPSPSSSSPSPSSSSSSSPSPSSSSSSSPSPSSSSSSSSSPSSSSSSSSSSPSSSSSSSSSSPSSSSSSSSSSPSSSSSSSSSSPSSSSSSSSSSSPSSSSSSSPSPSSSSSSSSSSSSSSSSSSPSPSSSSSSSSSSSSSPSPSSSSSSSSSSSSSSPSPSSSSSSSSSSSSSSSSSPSPSSSSSSSSSSSSSPSPSSSSSSSSPSPSSSSSSSSSSSSSPSPSSSSSSSSSSSSSPSPSSSSSSSSSSSSSPSPSSSSSSSSSSSSSPSPSSSSSSSSSSSSSPSPSSSSSSSSSSSSPSPSSSSSSSSSSSSPSPSSSSSSSSSSSSSSPSPSSSSSSSSSSSSSSPSPSSSSSSSSSSSSSSPSPSSSSSSSSSSSSSSPSPSSSSSSSSSSSSSSSSSSSSSPSPSSSSSSSSSSSSSSSSSPSPSSSSSSSSSSSSSSSSSSPSPSSSSSSSSSSSSSSSSPSPSSSSSSSSSSSSSPSPSSSSSSSSSSSSSPSPSSSSSSSSSSSSPSPSSSSSSSSSSSSSSPSPSSSSSSSSSSSSSSSSSPSPSSSSSSSSSSSSSSSSSPSPSSSSSSSSSSSSSSSSSSPSPSSSSSSSSSSSSSPSPSSSSSSSSSSSSSSPSPSSSSSSSSSSSSSSPSPSSSSSSSSSSSSSSPSPSSSSSSSSSSSSSPSPSSSSSSSSSSSSSPSPSSSSSSSSSSSSSPSPSSSSSSSSSSSSSPSPSSSSSSSSSSSSPSPSSSSSSSSSSSSSSPSPSSSSSSSSSSSSSSSSSPSPSSSSSSSSSSSSSPSPSSSSSSSSSSSSSPSPSSSSSSSSSSSSSPSPSSSSSSSSSSSSSSSSSPSPSSSSSSSSSSSPSPSSSSSSSSSSSSSPSPSSSSSSSSSSSSSSSSPSPSSSSSSSSSSSPSPSSSSSSSSPSPSSSSSSSSSSPSPSSSSSSSSPSSSSSSSSPSSSSSSPSSSSSPSSSSSSSPSSSSSSSPSSSSSSPSSPSSSSSSPSSSSSPSSSSSSPSSSSSPSSSSSSPSSSSSPSSSSSSASSASPSTSASPPPLEPQEVQAEEVAAGEIFTFFSSLITC; encoded by the coding sequence tcctcgtcgtcaccctcctcctcgtcgtcaccctcctcctcgtcgtcaccctcctcctcgtcgtcaccctcctcctcatcgtcaccctcctcctcgtcGTCACCCTCCTCAtcgtcgtcaccctcctcctcgtcgtcaccctcctcctcctcctcgtcgtcaccctcctcctcctcctcgtcgtcaccctcctcctcctcctcctcctcctcctcctcgtcaccctcctcctcctcctcctcctcctcgtcgtcaccctcctcctcctcctcctcctcgtcgtcaccctcctcctcctcctcctcgtcgtcaccctcctcctcctcctcctcctcctcctcgtcgtcaccctcctcctcctcctcctcctcctcctcctcctcctcctcctcctcctcctcctcctcgtcgtcaccctcctcctcctcctcgtcgtcaccctcctcctcctcctcctcctcctcgtcgtcaccctcctcctcctcctcctcctcctcgtcgtcaccctcctcctcctcctcctcctcctcctcgtcgtcaccctcctcctcctcctcctcctcgtcgtcaccctcctcctcctcctcctcctcgtcgtcaccctcctcctcctcctcctcctcgttgtcaccctcctcctcctcctcctcctcgtcgtcaccctcctcctcctcctcctcctcgtcgccctcctcctcctcctcctcctcgtcgccctcctcctcctcctcctcctcgtcgccctcctcctcctcctcctcctcctcgtcgccctcctcctcctcctcctcctcctcgtcgccctcctcctcctcctcctcctcctcgtcgccctcctcctcctcctcctcctcctcgtcgccctcctcctcctcctcctcctcctcctcctcgtcgccctcctcctcctcctcctcctcctcgtcgccctcctcctcctcctcctcctcctcctcctcgtcgccctcctcctcctcctcctcctcctcgtcgccctcctcctcctcctcctcctcctcctcgtcgccctcctcctcctcctcctcgtcgccctcctcctcctcctcctcgtcctcgtcgccctcctcctcgtcctcgtcgtcctcctcctcgtcctcgtcgccctcctcctcgtcctcgtcgccctcctcctcgtcctcgtcgccctcctcctcgtcctcgtcgccctcctcctcgtcctcgtcgccctcctcctcgtcctcgtcgccctcctcctcgtcctcgtcgccctcctcctcgtcctcgtcgccctcctcctcgtcctcgtcgccctcctcctcgtcctcgtcgccctcctcctcgtcctcgtcgccctcctcctcgtcctcgtcgccctcctcctcgtcctcgtcgccctcctcctcgtcctcgtcgccctcctcctcgtcctcgtcgccctcctcctcgtcctcgtcgccctcctcctcgtcctcgtcgccctcctcctcgtcctcgtcgccctcctcctcgtcctcgtcgccctcctcctcgtcctcgtcgccctcctcctcgtcctcgtcgccctcctcctcgtcctcgtcgccctcctcctcgtcctcgtcgccctcctcctcgtccccgtcgccctcctcctcgtccccgtcgccctcctcctcgtccccgtcgccctcctcctcgtccccgtcgccctcctcctcgtccccgtcgccctcctcctcgtccccgtcgccctcctcctcgtccccgtcgccctcctcctcgtccccgtcgccctcctcctcctcctcctcgtccccgtcgccctcctcctcctcctcctcgtccccgtcgccctcctcctcctcctcctcctcctcgtcgccctcctcctcctcctcctcctcctcctcgtcgccctcctcctcctcctcctcctcctcctcgtcgccctcctcctcctcctcctcctcctcctcgtcgccctcctcctcctcctcctcctcctcctcgtcgccctcctcctcctcctcctcctcctcctcctcgtcgccctcctcctcctcctcctcgtccccgtcgccctcctcctcctcctcctcctcctcctcctcctcctcctcctcctcctcctcgtccccgtcgccctcctcctcctcctcctcctcctcctcctcctcctcgtccccgtcgccctcctcctcctcctcctcctcctcctcctcctcctcctcgtccccgtcgccctcctcctcctcctcctcctcctcctcctcctcctcctcctcctcctcgtccccgtcgccctcctcctcctcctcctcctcctcctcctcctcctcgtccccgtcgccctcctcctcctcctcctcctcgtccccgtcgccctcctcctcctcctcctcctcctcctcctcctcctcgtccccgtcgccctcctcctcctcctcctcctcctcctcctcctcctcgtccccgtcgccctcctcctcctcctcctcctcctcctcctcctcctcgtccccgtcgccctcctcctcctcctcctcctcctcctcctcctcctcgtccccgtcgccctcctcctcctcctcctcctcctcctcctcctcctcgtccccgtcgccctcctcctcctcctcctcctcctcctcctcctcgtccccgtcgccctcctcctcctcctcctcctcctcctcctcctcgtccccgtcgccctcctcctcctcctcctcctcctcctcctcctcctcctcgtccccgtcgccctcctcctcctcctcctcctcctcctcctcctcctcctcgtccccgtcgccctcctcctcctcctcctcctcctcctcctcctcctcctcgtccccgtcgccctcctcctcctcctcctcctcctcctcctcctcctcctcgtccccgtcgccctcctcctcctcctcctcctcctcctcctcctcctcctcctcctcctcctcctcctcctcgtccccgtcgccctcctcctcctcctcctcctcctcctcctcctcctcctcctcctcctcgtccccgtcgccctcctcctcctcctcctcctcctcctcctcctcctcctcctcctcctcctcgtccccgtcgccctcctcctcctcctcctcctcctcctcctcctcctcctcctcctcgtccccgtcgccctcctcctcctcctcctcctcctcctcctcctcctcgtccccgtcgccctcctcctcctcctcctcctcctcctcctcctcctcgtccccgtcgccctcctcctcctcctcctcctcctcctcctcctcgtccccgtcgccctcctcctcctcctcctcctcctcctcctcctcctcctcgtccccgtcgccctcctcctcctcctcctcctcctcctcctcctcctcctcctcctcctcgtccccgtcgccctcctcctcctcctcctcctcctcctcctcctcctcctcctcctcctcgtccccgtcgccctcctcctcctcctcctcctcctcctcctcctcctcctcctcctcctcctcgtccccgtcgccctcctcctcctcctcctcctcctcctcctcctcctcgtccccgtcgccctcctcctcctcctcctcctcctcctcctcctcctcctcgtccccgtcgccctcctcctcctcctcctcctcctcctcctcctcctcctcgtccccgtcgccctcctcctcctcctcctcctcctcctcctcctcctcctcgtccccgtcgccctcctcctcctcctcctcctcctcctcctcctcctcgtccccgtcgccctcctcctcctcctcctcctcctcctcctcctcctcgtccccgtcgccctcctcctcctcctcctcctcctcctcctcctcctcgtccccgtcgccctcctcctcctcctcctcctcctcctcctcctcctcgtccccgtcgccctcctcctcctcctcctcctcctcctcctcctcgtccccgtcgccctcctcctcctcctcctcctcctcctcctcctcctcctcgtccccgtcgccctcctcctcctcctcctcctcctcctcctcctcctcctcctcctcctcgtccccgtcgccctcctcctcctcctcctcctcctcctcctcctcctcgtccccgtcgccctcctcctcttcctcctcctcctcctcctcctcctcgtccccgtcgccctcctcctcctcctcctcctcctcctcctcctcctcgtccccgtcgccctcctcctcttcctcctcctcctcctcctcctcctcctcctcctcctcgtccccgtcgccctcctcctcctcctcctcctcctcctcctcgtccccgtcgccctcctcctcctcctcctcctcctcctcctcctcctcgtccccgtcgccctcctcctcctcctcctcctcctcctcctcctcctcctcctcctcgtccccgtcgccctcctcctcctcctcctcctcctcctcctcgtccccgtcgccctcctcctcctcctcctcctcgtccccgtcgccctcctcctcctcctcctcctcctcctcgtccccgtcgccctcctcctcctcctcctcctcgtcgccctcttcctcctcctcgtcctcgtcgccctcttcctcctcc